One genomic window of Plasmodium coatneyi strain Hackeri chromosome 12, complete sequence includes the following:
- a CDS encoding Small GTPase rab11 — translation MSMKEDYYDYLFKIVLIGDSGVGKSNLLSRFTRDEFNLESKSTIGVEFATKSIQLKNNKIIKAQIWDTAGQERYRAITSAYYRGAVGALLVYDITKKNSFENIEKWLKELRDNADSNIVILLVGNKSDLKHLRVINDNEATQFAKKEKLAFIETSALEATNVELAFHQLLNEIYNVRQKKQGTKNEDSMSIQPRGKKINVDDDNDENNSKKKSKCC, via the exons atgtcAATGAAGGAAGATTACTACGACTATCTGTTTAAAA TTGTTCTGATAGGAGATTCCGGCGTGGGGAAGTCGAACTTACTCTCCAg ATTCACGAGAGATGAATTTAACCTAGAAAGTAAAAGCACCATAGGTGTAGAATTCGCGACAAAAAGTATtcagttaaaaaataataaaataataaaagcaCAGATATGGGATACAGCCGGGCAGGAGAGATATAGGGCCATCACCTCAGCGTATTATCGAGGGGCAGTTGGGGCCTTGCTTGTGTACgatataacaaaaaaaaactcattcGAAAATATTGAAAAATGGCTGAAGGAGTTAAGAGATAATGCTGATTCTAACATTGTTATACTACTGGTTGGTAACAAAAGTGACTTAAAACATTTACGTGTAATAAACGATAATGAAGCAACTCAGTTTgcgaagaaagaaaaattagcgTTCATAGAAACCTCTGCTCTGGAAGCCACCAACGTGGAACTAGCATTTCACCAGTTACTGAATG AAATTTACAACGTCCGGCAGAAAAAGCAaggcacaaaaaatgaagacagCATGTCCATCCAACCtcgcgggaaaaaaataaat GTGGACGACGATAATGACGAGAATaattcaaagaaaaaatccaaGTGTTGTTGA